In Vibrio alginolyticus NBRC 15630 = ATCC 17749, one genomic interval encodes:
- a CDS encoding alpha/beta hydrolase family protein — MKTKIIMSFLLATLCVSASASTNEPKYHSALTIKTGFSEDRDKPVEVYYWYPTTNEKNNFTFGRGNIFKSVETQLDAPLASGKFPVVLLSQGGTRSAFSHSGWIASSLAQQGYVVVVPKPPAPNEINAEMAVDEITFRTSDLVLGLNELSSVGILSGGVDTDAVQGVGFFLGGTSMLMLSGAQISPEKYRTSCHNATNVDCHWLRENNVDITSIPDQKFPRFQSENKLKSVVVINPELTKTFVPETLALMNNAITVVALSDRLYPALTPAESFVALPNVTFQEIPSASQFSAFAECTERGIKILASEGEEALCQERDEVSRKDNHQHILDVILARLTKS; from the coding sequence ATGAAAACCAAAATAATAATGTCGTTTCTACTCGCTACATTGTGTGTCAGTGCCAGCGCCAGTACGAATGAGCCGAAATACCATTCTGCGCTAACAATCAAAACGGGATTCAGTGAAGACAGAGATAAGCCAGTAGAAGTCTATTATTGGTATCCCACAACGAACGAAAAAAACAATTTCACGTTTGGTAGGGGGAACATTTTTAAATCAGTCGAAACGCAGTTAGATGCCCCTTTAGCAAGTGGAAAATTTCCCGTTGTGCTTTTGTCGCAGGGCGGAACACGGTCAGCGTTTTCCCACAGTGGTTGGATAGCCTCGAGCCTGGCGCAACAAGGTTATGTCGTTGTGGTACCAAAGCCTCCTGCACCGAACGAAATCAATGCAGAAATGGCTGTCGATGAAATCACATTCAGAACCAGTGATTTGGTGCTTGGGCTGAACGAATTAAGTTCGGTCGGGATACTGTCCGGAGGCGTAGATACTGATGCAGTGCAGGGGGTCGGCTTTTTTCTGGGCGGCACATCTATGCTGATGCTCTCCGGAGCGCAAATAAGCCCGGAGAAATATCGAACATCGTGTCACAACGCCACCAATGTAGACTGTCATTGGTTACGTGAAAATAACGTTGATATTACCAGCATCCCGGATCAAAAATTTCCCCGATTTCAGTCTGAAAACAAACTGAAATCGGTCGTCGTTATCAACCCTGAGCTAACGAAAACTTTTGTCCCTGAAACTCTGGCCTTGATGAACAATGCTATCACCGTGGTGGCGCTCTCTGATCGGCTATATCCCGCACTGACACCAGCTGAATCATTTGTTGCTCTTCCCAATGTGACGTTTCAAGAGATCCCCAGTGCGAGTCAGTTTAGTGCGTTCGCAGAATGTACTGAGCGTGGCATTAAAATTCTCGCATCAGAAGGGGAGGAAGCACTTTGCCAGGAGCGTGACGAGGTTTCCAGAAAGGACAATCATCAGCACATTTTGGATGTAATTCTGGCCAGGTTAACAAAGTCATAA
- a CDS encoding sulfite exporter TauE/SafE family protein produces MNEPIFIIYYITAGLGIGFLAGLVGVGGGGMAVPIFAFLFSLQGIADTEVVHLALGTSMASMIVTTLGSMRAHYKKENVDSTMVVKMLSGVLVGTFCATFVASYLRGVYLAGFFSVFMLYVAYKMFLNTENEYNPNPHGAIGNITVGSVIGSVSALVSISGAGLIIPYLVQQNFEVKRAIGTSAAIGFPIALSGSLGYMLNGWENTDWNNLVLGYIYLPAMLSFSISSYLTTSLGVRCAEYFPNKVLKKIVGILCVLLSFKMLVQVLS; encoded by the coding sequence ATGAACGAACCTATCTTTATTATCTATTACATTACGGCAGGCTTGGGCATTGGCTTTCTCGCAGGACTCGTTGGTGTGGGTGGTGGTGGAATGGCCGTCCCTATTTTTGCGTTTCTATTTTCACTACAGGGAATAGCTGATACGGAAGTAGTGCATCTTGCGTTGGGGACATCAATGGCTTCGATGATTGTTACAACATTGGGCAGCATGCGCGCTCACTACAAAAAAGAGAATGTAGACTCGACAATGGTAGTAAAAATGTTGAGCGGAGTTCTAGTCGGAACATTTTGCGCCACATTCGTAGCATCGTATCTACGAGGCGTCTATCTGGCAGGCTTTTTCAGCGTATTCATGTTGTATGTTGCTTATAAGATGTTCCTCAACACTGAAAATGAGTACAACCCTAACCCACATGGGGCTATCGGTAATATCACTGTAGGCTCGGTCATTGGCTCTGTATCAGCACTTGTCTCTATAAGCGGTGCGGGGTTGATCATCCCCTATCTTGTCCAGCAAAATTTTGAAGTAAAACGTGCTATTGGAACCTCTGCTGCGATAGGTTTCCCTATCGCGCTGTCAGGAAGCCTCGGTTACATGTTAAACGGATGGGAAAATACAGATTGGAACAACTTAGTCTTAGGATACATATACCTTCCTGCAATGCTCAGCTTCTCCATTAGTAGCTACTTAACTACTAGCCTCGGCGTACGTTGTGCAGAGTATTTCCCAAATAAAGTTCTTAAGAAAATCGTTGGTATTTTGTGTGTTCTTCTAAGTTTCAAAATGTTGGTACAAGTACTTAGTTAG
- a CDS encoding Fur family transcriptional regulator — protein MRKLKTVDDVMKQVEKICLLRGKQLTTKRKLILTSLLYAEKPLSAYELVDYCNHNFSQNIQAMSVYRILDFLEAEHFVHKLNTSSKYVVCSQIACDQEHGVPQFLICSQCGKVSEIAVEANVISSVCAKAIQEGFTVLSPQFEISCVCDECANRPL, from the coding sequence ATGAGAAAGCTCAAAACGGTAGATGACGTCATGAAGCAGGTAGAGAAAATCTGCCTGCTGCGAGGTAAACAACTCACTACTAAACGGAAATTGATACTGACTTCACTGCTATATGCGGAGAAGCCGCTTTCTGCCTACGAACTAGTTGACTACTGCAATCACAACTTTTCTCAAAACATTCAAGCGATGTCGGTTTATCGAATACTCGATTTCCTTGAAGCAGAGCACTTTGTCCATAAGCTCAATACATCTAGTAAATACGTCGTTTGTTCTCAAATCGCGTGCGATCAGGAGCATGGCGTTCCACAGTTTTTGATTTGCTCTCAGTGTGGAAAGGTTAGTGAAATAGCGGTTGAAGCCAATGTTATTTCTAGCGTATGTGCGAAAGCCATACAAGAAGGCTTCACCGTTCTTAGCCCACAATTTGAGATTTCCTGTGTTTGCGATGAATGCGCAAACCGCCCCCTATGA
- a CDS encoding alpha/beta hydrolase: MNMQKITFRNADMAWDMSALILFPEGFNESKRYPTMISVHPFGSCKEQTSSAVYGKALAELGYVVIAFDASFQGESGGLPRYVEDPSQRVEDISRVIDYAVTLPYVDENRIGGLGICGGGGYMINSALTEKRLKAVVGITPVNLGRLFREGFSMYDPIANLEAMAAQRTAEARGSELKIDELLPPNIEFAKENGLTERDVFEATEYYKTSRGQTEGGATRMLFSHAQKTLSWDAFAFAETLLTQPVMAVVGQKVGAFGAYRDGQEIYGRSVQSKDRQLVNLENWSHYELYDHPEAVGIAMDKVSAFLETHLK, from the coding sequence ATGAATATGCAAAAAATCACTTTTAGAAATGCTGATATGGCTTGGGATATGTCTGCATTAATTTTATTTCCAGAAGGCTTCAATGAATCGAAACGCTACCCAACAATGATAAGCGTTCATCCTTTTGGTAGTTGTAAAGAACAAACATCCAGCGCTGTCTATGGTAAAGCCCTTGCTGAGTTAGGTTACGTCGTGATCGCATTTGACGCGAGCTTCCAAGGAGAATCGGGAGGATTGCCTCGCTACGTAGAAGACCCAAGTCAACGTGTTGAAGATATCAGTCGCGTTATCGACTATGCAGTAACTTTACCATATGTCGATGAGAATAGAATTGGTGGACTCGGTATCTGCGGCGGTGGTGGTTACATGATCAATTCAGCCCTAACCGAAAAGCGCTTGAAAGCTGTCGTAGGTATTACGCCTGTTAACTTAGGCCGCTTGTTCCGTGAAGGCTTTAGTATGTACGACCCTATCGCCAATCTTGAAGCTATGGCTGCACAGAGAACAGCCGAAGCTCGCGGCTCAGAGCTGAAAATCGATGAACTTCTTCCTCCAAATATTGAATTTGCAAAAGAAAATGGATTAACAGAACGAGACGTGTTCGAAGCTACTGAATACTACAAAACATCACGTGGACAAACCGAAGGTGGTGCAACTCGTATGCTGTTTTCACATGCACAGAAAACACTGAGCTGGGATGCCTTTGCATTTGCCGAAACGTTATTGACTCAGCCTGTTATGGCCGTGGTAGGGCAAAAAGTCGGGGCGTTTGGTGCTTATCGTGATGGGCAGGAAATTTATGGCCGCTCTGTTCAATCAAAAGACCGACAGCTGGTTAATTTGGAAAATTGGTCTCACTATGAACTGTATGACCATCCAGAAGCAGTCGGCATTGCAATGGACAAGGTTTCTGCATTCCTTGAAACACACTTAAAATAA
- a CDS encoding alpha/beta hydrolase, producing MSKVTFKNLNGQGIEISAVINFPTDFDASKQYAAVVVSHPGGGVKEQTAGLYASKLAKSGIIAIAFDRSYQGESTGEPRQMENPYTSTEDVSAVVDYLTTLEYVDNDKIGAMGICAGAGYSANAAINDRRIKALGMVSAVNIGQMFRNGWDNSVNDADAVGYLEFGSNARTTDTNGTEFATIPLAPMREEDASNAELREAWEYYHTPRCEHPNAPGFALTRNLNQIITYDAYHKAEAFLTQPILAVVGSDAGSKWMSDDLIERAASSDKTLYAIDGANHMSLYDVAEYVDDAVSQLASFFQRTL from the coding sequence ATGTCTAAAGTCACTTTCAAAAATCTCAATGGTCAAGGTATTGAGATTTCAGCGGTTATCAACTTCCCTACAGATTTTGATGCAAGTAAACAATATGCGGCGGTTGTTGTTTCACACCCAGGTGGTGGCGTAAAAGAGCAAACCGCAGGCCTATATGCGAGTAAACTTGCAAAAAGCGGCATAATTGCCATTGCGTTTGACCGTTCGTATCAAGGTGAAAGTACAGGTGAGCCTCGCCAAATGGAAAACCCTTACACGAGTACTGAAGACGTGAGCGCAGTCGTCGACTATCTGACAACGTTAGAGTACGTCGATAACGATAAAATTGGCGCAATGGGGATTTGTGCTGGTGCGGGCTATAGTGCAAATGCAGCGATCAATGATCGTCGAATCAAAGCACTGGGTATGGTTAGTGCCGTAAACATTGGCCAAATGTTCCGTAATGGTTGGGATAATTCGGTTAACGATGCTGACGCTGTTGGTTACTTAGAATTTGGTTCGAATGCTCGCACAACCGACACGAATGGTACAGAATTCGCGACTATTCCTCTAGCTCCGATGCGTGAAGAAGATGCCTCAAATGCAGAGCTACGCGAAGCTTGGGAGTATTACCACACACCACGTTGTGAACATCCAAATGCGCCGGGTTTTGCTCTAACTCGTAACTTAAACCAGATCATTACTTACGATGCGTACCACAAAGCGGAAGCATTCCTAACTCAGCCAATTCTTGCTGTCGTTGGTAGTGACGCAGGCAGCAAATGGATGAGTGATGACCTGATAGAACGTGCAGCGAGTTCAGATAAAACCTTGTATGCCATTGATGGTGCAAACCATATGTCGCTTTATGATGTTGCCGAATACGTCGATGACGCAGTATCCCAACTCGCATCTTTCTTCCAACGCACTCTTTAA
- a CDS encoding acetate/propionate family kinase, with amino-acid sequence MSNSFVLVINSGSSSLKFAVIDSETGEALVSGIGECFGLPEAEISWKYQGEKTVEAIPAGGNHHQYAVERVVKLLETLGLSSKFVAVGHRIVAGGETFKGTVKVDETVIQEVERLAELAPLHNKANAEGMRAAMAAFPSLPQFAVFDTAFHQTMPAKAFMYALPYELYEEHKVRRYGAHGTSHYYVSREAAKMLDKPVEESSFITVHLGNGASVSAVKNGECVDTSMGLTPLAGLMMGTRCGDLDPSVIEFLFRKGWEKDEVFEMMNKKSGFLGVSGVTSDARGVLEAMEAGNSRAKLAFEIFTYRVAKYITSYLAALDSLDGIIFTGGIGENSLPIRREILKNLKLLGFVEDQKGNEDARFGNAGVIATSELLGAKALVIPTNEEFVIAKQSVELL; translated from the coding sequence ATGTCTAATTCGTTTGTACTGGTGATCAACTCTGGTAGCTCTTCATTAAAATTTGCTGTTATTGATTCTGAAACCGGTGAAGCTTTGGTATCAGGTATTGGTGAGTGTTTTGGCCTACCTGAAGCTGAAATCAGTTGGAAATATCAGGGAGAAAAAACCGTTGAAGCAATTCCAGCTGGCGGTAACCATCATCAGTACGCTGTTGAGCGAGTGGTAAAACTACTCGAAACTCTAGGTTTGAGCTCAAAATTTGTCGCTGTAGGCCATCGCATTGTCGCAGGCGGTGAAACCTTTAAAGGAACTGTGAAAGTTGATGAAACAGTTATTCAAGAAGTAGAGCGCCTTGCTGAACTTGCACCACTTCATAACAAAGCGAACGCTGAAGGCATGAGAGCGGCAATGGCGGCGTTCCCTTCACTGCCTCAATTTGCTGTATTCGACACTGCTTTCCACCAAACAATGCCAGCCAAAGCCTTTATGTACGCACTTCCTTACGAGCTTTACGAAGAGCATAAAGTGCGTCGTTACGGTGCTCATGGCACAAGCCACTACTACGTAAGCCGTGAAGCAGCGAAAATGCTAGATAAGCCGGTTGAAGAAAGCAGCTTTATCACTGTGCACTTAGGTAACGGTGCATCAGTGAGTGCGGTTAAAAATGGCGAATGTGTTGATACAAGTATGGGTTTGACGCCGTTAGCTGGCCTAATGATGGGCACTCGCTGTGGTGACCTCGACCCAAGTGTTATCGAGTTCCTTTTCCGTAAAGGCTGGGAAAAAGACGAAGTGTTCGAGATGATGAACAAGAAGTCAGGTTTCTTAGGTGTATCTGGTGTGACAAGTGATGCTCGTGGCGTACTAGAAGCAATGGAAGCGGGGAATTCACGTGCGAAGTTGGCATTTGAGATCTTCACTTACCGCGTTGCGAAATACATTACATCCTACCTCGCGGCTCTGGATTCATTAGACGGCATCATCTTCACTGGTGGTATTGGTGAAAACTCACTACCAATTCGTCGTGAAATCTTGAAAAACCTAAAACTGTTAGGTTTTGTTGAAGATCAGAAAGGTAACGAAGATGCAAGATTTGGTAACGCAGGTGTTATTGCAACATCTGAGTTGTTAGGTGCCAAAGCTCTTGTTATTCCTACTAACGAGGAATTTGTGATAGCCAAACAATCGGTTGAGCTATTGTAA
- a CDS encoding aspartoacylase — translation MNTFNSALIVAGTHGNELSGIYLHKLIKEKRYSVNRSTFSACSIIANSEAAKHNVRYIDTDLNREFSAMNSNHCPDLHESKIAHQFIEKYANQEKLLIVDLHNTTSNMGATLILLSNDVFYRKLGAYVKQRMPSAHVLFEERKEWQEQPYLCTAGQYGIMIEVGAQAHGALEYSTLELMKQMLTAVLDYVEKHNLNQIGLLSDYEAFFYTEEIRVPLDQEGMRQALVHPTICGRDFEAVKPGAPLLATFAGYDIHWNGKGEIYPHFINESAYSTANIAMALAKKRRVSSV, via the coding sequence ATGAACACATTCAATTCAGCACTTATCGTTGCAGGAACACACGGAAACGAACTTTCTGGTATTTATTTACATAAACTAATCAAAGAAAAACGTTACTCTGTCAATAGATCAACCTTTTCAGCCTGCTCGATCATCGCGAACTCCGAAGCAGCAAAACACAACGTCCGATACATCGATACAGACTTAAATCGCGAGTTCTCAGCAATGAATAGCAATCATTGTCCTGATTTGCATGAAAGCAAGATTGCACATCAATTTATCGAGAAATATGCAAACCAAGAAAAACTGTTGATTGTTGACCTGCACAATACAACAAGCAATATGGGAGCGACGTTGATTTTGCTTTCTAACGATGTGTTTTATCGGAAACTGGGCGCGTACGTCAAACAACGAATGCCATCAGCACATGTCCTTTTCGAAGAGCGAAAAGAATGGCAAGAGCAACCTTACCTTTGTACTGCTGGGCAATATGGAATAATGATTGAGGTCGGGGCGCAAGCACATGGTGCGCTAGAGTACAGTACGTTGGAGTTGATGAAACAGATGCTTACCGCAGTATTGGACTATGTTGAAAAGCACAACCTCAACCAAATAGGCTTACTGAGCGATTATGAGGCGTTTTTTTACACCGAAGAAATCAGGGTTCCACTTGATCAAGAGGGTATGCGGCAAGCACTAGTACACCCTACTATTTGTGGCAGAGATTTTGAGGCGGTCAAACCAGGAGCACCTTTATTAGCGACTTTCGCTGGTTATGATATCCATTGGAATGGCAAAGGGGAAATTTACCCGCACTTTATCAATGAGAGCGCCTACAGTACCGCAAATATAGCAATGGCCCTCGCTAAAAAAAGACGTGTTTCTTCCGTGTAA
- a CDS encoding DUF1826 domain-containing protein has protein sequence MSIDVVENPLRVQTTSSLAISTAANILSDIYKPEHNIAIWQRTLSKELTKDINLMLAQEPRLALVQSVTPDDAAQWVRSKLKGYACADALSEDVALIVDMFCCLFEVKEAGLRLTRLDSPMCPKFHFDRVPCRLVITYTGRATEWLTNDTIDRTKLGAGSLGQPDHLSGLYDSESAIRRMQPGDVALLKGSGWEGNEATGLIHRSPHVADNERRLLLTLDFI, from the coding sequence ATGAGCATTGATGTAGTTGAGAACCCGCTTCGTGTCCAAACAACATCATCGTTGGCGATATCGACAGCAGCGAACATACTTAGCGACATCTACAAACCAGAGCACAATATTGCCATATGGCAGCGAACGCTCTCGAAAGAGTTGACGAAGGACATTAATCTGATGCTGGCACAGGAGCCTAGATTGGCACTGGTACAAAGTGTCACGCCAGATGATGCTGCACAATGGGTACGAAGCAAGTTAAAGGGCTATGCGTGTGCTGATGCGCTGAGTGAAGATGTTGCTTTAATCGTCGATATGTTCTGCTGTTTGTTTGAGGTTAAAGAAGCAGGTTTGAGGCTAACTCGCCTAGACAGCCCGATGTGCCCGAAATTTCACTTTGATCGTGTGCCTTGCAGACTTGTCATAACTTATACCGGCCGAGCGACCGAATGGTTAACCAACGATACCATTGATCGCACTAAACTCGGTGCCGGTAGTCTTGGTCAACCTGATCACCTATCGGGCTTATACGACTCTGAAAGTGCCATACGACGAATGCAGCCTGGCGATGTTGCCCTGCTCAAAGGAAGTGGTTGGGAAGGCAATGAAGCCACTGGACTTATACATCGCTCTCCACATGTTGCAGACAATGAACGTCGCTTACTACTCACATTGGATTTCATCTAG
- a CDS encoding LysR family transcriptional regulator — protein sequence MRIEPSLISSLTWFAHIARHRSFTKAALEMGVTRAALSQHLKALEQQLQVRLINRTTRSMSLTEEGQRLLDILQPSLVNIEQVVNELNDSHLEPSGLIRISVSRTAARLLIEPYLGEFLSRYPKIRLELIMDDGFSNIVAEGVDAGIRLGLSLDEHMVAIPITPPLTTAIVSSPEYFRQNGLPQTPEDLEDHNCLAYRFTSSGTIDHWSLTSPDVAKRTLVFEPKGNAIFNDDYSMLQAAIQGVGLVKHIDLWVEKHINEGRLTRVLTPWCKEFPGFYLYIPSREHMPKKIRVLMDFLIEKREALKPKE from the coding sequence ATGAGAATAGAACCTTCTTTAATTTCATCACTGACGTGGTTTGCACATATTGCTCGCCATCGCAGTTTCACTAAAGCAGCCTTAGAAATGGGGGTAACCCGTGCTGCCTTATCACAACACCTAAAAGCGTTAGAACAACAGCTACAAGTTCGGTTAATTAATCGAACCACCAGAAGTATGTCGCTGACGGAAGAAGGCCAACGTCTGCTTGATATTTTGCAACCTTCATTGGTGAACATTGAGCAGGTCGTTAACGAATTGAACGACTCTCATCTTGAGCCTTCGGGATTAATCCGTATCAGTGTATCAAGAACCGCTGCTCGGCTGCTTATTGAGCCCTATCTAGGTGAGTTCCTCTCTCGTTATCCTAAAATACGCCTAGAGCTAATCATGGATGATGGGTTTTCTAACATCGTCGCAGAAGGCGTTGACGCTGGCATTCGCTTAGGATTAAGCTTAGATGAACATATGGTTGCGATCCCTATTACTCCGCCGTTAACAACGGCAATAGTGAGCTCTCCTGAATACTTTAGGCAAAATGGACTACCTCAAACTCCTGAGGATTTAGAAGATCACAATTGCCTTGCTTATCGTTTTACCTCTAGCGGAACAATTGATCATTGGTCGCTAACCTCTCCAGATGTTGCAAAGCGCACCCTCGTTTTCGAGCCTAAAGGCAATGCTATTTTTAATGATGACTATAGTATGTTACAAGCTGCAATACAGGGTGTGGGTTTAGTGAAGCATATTGATTTATGGGTGGAAAAGCACATAAATGAGGGAAGATTGACCCGAGTTCTGACACCTTGGTGCAAAGAGTTTCCAGGGTTTTATTTGTATATACCTTCACGAGAGCATATGCCGAAAAAAATCCGCGTCTTGATGGATTTTTTAATCGAAAAGCGCGAAGCTCTGAAACCCAAAGAGTAA
- a CDS encoding dihydroorotase: protein MSATLIKNARVVNERAITETDLRIVDQRIDKIATNISVQHGDIVIDAKGAYLLPGMIDDQVHFREPGLTHKGTIASESRAAVAGGITSYMEMPNVSPATTTIDSLERKFALAKESSFANYSFYLGATEDNLEQIKQLNPKQHCGVKVFMGASTGNLLVEDPQALESIFRDSPVLIVTHCESGTVIKQNQQKQRLKKPGFTIEDHPILRDEEACYASSSYAVELAKKYHSQLHVLHITTAKELALFDEGDIRDKSITAEACVHHLWFSNKDYGALGNLIKCNPSIKFPSDRDALLKALNTGQIDIIATDHAPHTWQEKQVPYEQAPAGLPLVQHALLTLFEHVRLGHMSLTQVVEKTAHNPAIRYGIQGRGFIREGYYADLVLVDAHTPTRVSNENSLYHCGWSPFAGHEFSAQIQKTWVNGALVYANNKVIDKPAGAMRLSFNR from the coding sequence ATGTCAGCAACATTGATTAAAAACGCTCGGGTGGTCAACGAAAGAGCCATTACCGAAACAGATTTACGTATTGTTGATCAAAGAATTGACAAGATTGCTACTAATATATCCGTACAACACGGAGATATTGTAATTGATGCTAAAGGGGCTTACTTACTGCCAGGCATGATTGACGATCAAGTGCATTTCCGAGAACCTGGGCTGACACATAAAGGCACAATTGCAAGTGAGTCGCGGGCAGCGGTGGCCGGCGGTATTACAAGCTACATGGAAATGCCCAATGTTAGTCCGGCTACAACGACTATTGACTCGTTAGAGCGCAAGTTCGCTCTCGCTAAAGAAAGCTCGTTTGCGAATTATTCTTTCTACCTCGGTGCAACCGAAGACAATCTTGAACAGATTAAACAACTTAACCCCAAACAACATTGTGGTGTGAAAGTATTTATGGGGGCATCAACAGGAAATTTGTTAGTCGAAGATCCGCAAGCGTTAGAGTCAATTTTTCGTGACTCTCCAGTACTCATTGTTACTCATTGTGAAAGTGGGACTGTTATTAAACAAAACCAGCAAAAGCAAAGGCTTAAGAAGCCAGGTTTCACTATCGAAGACCATCCCATTTTGCGTGACGAAGAGGCCTGTTACGCTTCATCTTCTTATGCGGTAGAACTTGCCAAAAAGTATCACAGCCAACTGCATGTGCTGCACATCACAACGGCGAAGGAGCTAGCACTTTTTGACGAGGGAGACATTCGAGACAAATCAATCACCGCGGAGGCTTGTGTTCACCATCTTTGGTTCAGCAACAAAGATTATGGCGCTCTTGGTAACTTGATCAAATGTAATCCTTCAATCAAGTTTCCTAGTGACCGCGATGCGTTGTTAAAAGCGTTAAATACGGGGCAAATAGATATCATTGCAACAGACCACGCTCCTCACACTTGGCAAGAAAAACAAGTGCCTTACGAGCAGGCTCCAGCCGGACTGCCGTTAGTTCAGCATGCGTTACTTACTCTCTTCGAGCATGTCCGTTTAGGTCATATGAGTTTGACTCAAGTAGTCGAAAAAACTGCGCACAACCCGGCCATTCGCTATGGCATTCAAGGCCGAGGTTTTATCCGTGAAGGTTACTACGCCGATTTGGTGTTGGTTGATGCTCATACCCCAACACGAGTTAGCAACGAAAACAGTTTATATCATTGTGGTTGGTCGCCTTTTGCTGGACATGAATTTTCAGCTCAAATTCAAAAGACTTGGGTCAATGGCGCGCTAGTTTATGCCAATAACAAAGTCATCGATAAACCAGCTGGAGCGATGCGTTTATCCTTCAATCGTTAA
- a CDS encoding AraC family transcriptional regulator, giving the protein MTNSDYSEWKNGAALIVKEWQHERSDFNHLDQRPHNWHSHHRGQLLCIDEGLIQVKTDEGTWILPPHRAGWIPPGAMHSVYFCGSLKGRSLLFTPESCERFPMRPCVIQMSDVLKALSVRASIWSKTDDLSIQSLRILAVISDEIVNSPHESLHIPLPRDPRLQKVTQAILIDPNSKHSVEHWANIGAVSSRTLRRLIRSELNMSFNEWRQQVLLIHSLEMIARGESVGAVAHALGYSTPSNFIAMFRRVYGDSPTRYFSNRGI; this is encoded by the coding sequence GTGACAAACTCTGATTACAGCGAATGGAAAAATGGCGCCGCACTGATCGTTAAGGAGTGGCAGCATGAAAGGAGCGACTTCAACCATTTGGATCAACGGCCACATAATTGGCACAGTCATCATCGAGGCCAGTTACTGTGTATAGATGAAGGGCTAATTCAGGTCAAAACCGATGAAGGAACGTGGATACTACCACCTCACCGAGCTGGTTGGATCCCCCCGGGTGCGATGCACAGTGTTTATTTTTGTGGTTCTCTGAAAGGTCGTTCATTACTGTTTACTCCAGAGAGTTGTGAGCGGTTTCCAATGAGACCTTGTGTTATCCAAATGAGCGATGTGTTGAAAGCCCTATCGGTTAGAGCATCGATATGGAGCAAAACAGACGATCTATCCATACAGTCTTTACGTATTCTTGCCGTAATATCCGATGAAATCGTCAATAGCCCTCATGAGTCACTCCACATCCCGCTGCCCAGAGATCCGAGACTGCAAAAAGTTACTCAAGCAATTTTAATAGACCCAAACAGCAAACATTCTGTGGAGCATTGGGCCAATATTGGGGCAGTCTCATCTCGGACGTTAAGACGATTGATTCGAAGTGAGTTAAACATGAGTTTTAATGAATGGCGGCAACAAGTACTGCTAATACATTCATTAGAAATGATAGCTCGAGGGGAATCTGTAGGAGCGGTTGCACATGCTTTGGGTTATTCGACGCCCAGCAACTTTATCGCGATGTTTCGTCGGGTCTATGGCGATTCACCTACGCGTTACTTTTCTAATCGCGGAATATAA
- a CDS encoding LbetaH domain-containing protein — MLRRNPTGHMPQVSSTAFIDPTAIICGKVIIEDNVFIGPYAVIRADEVNNHGDMEAIVIKRDTNIQDGVVIHSKAGAAVTIGERSSIAHRSIIHGPCQVCDDVFIGFNSVVFNSVIGERCVIRHNCVVDGLDLPAYFHVPPMTNIGVGFDLESISKVPPEYSAFSESVVSANHELVQGYRRIANEL; from the coding sequence ATGTTAAGAAGAAACCCAACGGGCCATATGCCACAGGTGTCCTCAACAGCCTTTATCGATCCAACCGCTATTATCTGTGGCAAAGTCATTATTGAGGATAACGTTTTTATTGGACCCTATGCTGTTATTCGAGCTGACGAAGTTAATAACCATGGAGACATGGAAGCTATCGTCATCAAACGTGACACCAATATCCAAGATGGTGTCGTAATTCACTCTAAGGCAGGGGCTGCGGTGACCATTGGTGAGCGCTCATCCATTGCTCATCGTTCGATTATTCATGGTCCTTGCCAGGTTTGTGATGATGTTTTCATTGGCTTCAACTCCGTCGTGTTCAATAGCGTCATCGGTGAGAGGTGTGTTATTCGTCATAACTGTGTCGTCGATGGCCTCGATTTACCCGCTTATTTCCATGTACCACCGATGACCAATATTGGTGTCGGTTTTGATTTAGAGAGTATCTCTAAAGTGCCGCCAGAATATTCAGCTTTTTCCGAATCCGTCGTTTCTGCCAACCATGAACTAGTCCAAGGCTACCGGAGAATTGCCAATGAACTTTAA